The following are encoded together in the Vidua macroura isolate BioBank_ID:100142 chromosome 6, ASM2450914v1, whole genome shotgun sequence genome:
- the EPS8L2 gene encoding epidermal growth factor receptor kinase substrate 8-like protein 2 isoform X1 translates to MSHKGSLNNNPGSSNGSMGKAEGASKLSAKDLYEQRKKYSNSNIIMHETSQYHVQHLATFIMDKSESITTVDDAIRKLILLNSKEKIWTQEMLLQVNDKSIRLLDCETQEELEDFPLPTVQHCQTVLNQMRYSSILLLVCQDSEQHKPDIHFFNCDEVEAEMVHEDIESALADHKHGKKIRPQTLKANQEKIKQRQSILPPPQGPAPIPIQHDMRGSAMSRNRVAPPSQHDPDYERRSSGSHDHEESRAMLAQKIEKETQILNCTLDDIEVFVARLQKAAEAFRQLNQRKKGKKNKKKGPAEGMLTLRARPPSEAEFIDCFQKTKLAFNLLAKLRKHIQNPSASELVHFLFGPLELIINSCGGPELARSVLSPLLSKDATDFLRGHLTPKEINLWDSLGETWTRSRAEWPRDANIPTYIPKFRNGWEPPTEIFRGAPWEIDIGHLQEELSSANGYPYRNSSVKRGQTAEQTQPGDAFKQNVTPHGNRNFEAQGVAVPRRFAKIRYDFTARNANELSVLKDEILEVLEDNKQWWKLLNRSGQAGYVPYNILDVVKLEELEQSNQRYKGDLSPRGYGPSSPTHKLPASYAGDKWGSEMLSRNSAQDAKEQLIHQMDELNDELLKKITNNKIQPPHRNFKVEKPQQVFVPLTFESSTEEVKAWLEAKSFSKETVEHLGILTGAQLFSLNREELKKVCGDEGNRVYSKITVEKNQLEKSRGESELQEIMKRRQERIDSAN, encoded by the exons ATGAGTCACAAGGGATCCCTCAACAACAATCCCGGCTCATCAAA tgGCAGCATGGGCAAAGCTGAGGGAGCCTCCAAGCTGAGTGCAAAGGACCTGTATG aacaaaggaaaaaatactctaACTCCAACATCATTATGCACGAGACTTCCCAGTACCACGTCCAG CACTTGGCCACATTCATCATGGACAAGAGCGAGTCCATCACAACAGTGGATGATGCAATCCGGAAACTCATTCTGCTCAACTCCAAAGAGAAGATCTGGAcacaggagatgctgctgcaagTGAATGACAAGTCCATCCGGCTGCTGGACTGTGAGACACAG gaggagctggaggactTTCCCCTGCCAacagtgcagcactgccagaCAGTGCTCAATCAGATGCGCTATTCCTCCATCCTCCTGCTCGTGTGTCAGGATTCTGAGCAGCACAAACCTGACATCCACTTCTTCAATTGTGATGAGGTGGAG GCGGAGATGGTTCATGAGGACATAGAAAGTGCTCTGGCAGACCACAAGCATGGGAAGAAGATACGGCCACAGACACTCAA GGCAAACCAGGAAAAGATCAAGCAGAGACAATCCATCCTCCCCCCACCTCAAGGACCGGCTCCCATCCCGATCCAGCATGACATGCGAGGCTCAGCGATGAGCAGGAACAGGGTGGCACCTCCTTCCCAGCATGATCCAG ACTATGAACGACGAAGCTCTGGCTCTCATGACCATGAGGAATCCCGTGCCATGTTAGCACAGAAGATTGAAAAGGAAACg CAAATCCTGAACTGCACCCTGGATGACATTGAAGTGTTCGTCGCCCGGCTCCAGAAAGCTGCAGAGGCATTCCGACAGCTCAAccaaaggaagaaagggaagaagaacaagaagaaaggGCCAGCAG AGGGAATGCTGACCCTCCGAGCAAGACCCCCGAGCGAGGCTGAGTTCATTGACTGCTTCCAGAAAACCAAACTGGCTTTTAACCTCTTG GCCAAACTGAGGAAGCATATTCAGAACCCCAGTGCTTCGGAGCTGGTGCATTTCCTATTTGGGCCACTGGAACTG ATCATCAATAGCTGTGGTGGCCCCGAGCTGGCCCGGTCTGTCCTCAGTCCACTGCTTTCTAAAGATGCCACTGATTTCCTGAGAGGACACCTGACACCCAAAGAGATTAACCTCTGGGATTCCCTGGGGGAAACATGGACCAGATCCAG AGCTGAGTGGCCCCGAGATGCGAACATCCCCACCTACATCCCCAAATTCCGCAACGGCTGGGAACCACCCACAGAAATCTTCCGTGGAGCTCCCTGGGAAATAGACATCGGACACTTGCAAGAGGAG ctctcctcaGCCAATGGATATCCTTACCGGAACTCCTCAGTCAAGCGTGGCCAGACGGCTGAGCAGACACAGCCTGGGGATGCCTTCAAACAGAACGTCACTCCACATGGAAATAG gaATTTTGAGGCCCAGGGAgtggctgtgcccaggagaTTTGCCAAAATCCGCTACGATTTCACTGCACGAAACGCCAACGAGCTCTCAGTGCTGAAGGATGAAATCCTGGAG GTGTTGGAAGATAATAAGCAATGGTGGAAGTTGCTCAACCGGAGTGGGCAGGCTGGTTACGTTCCATACAATATCCTGGATGTGGTGAAACTGGAAGAGCTTGAACAG TCTAACCAGAGGTACAAAGGAGACCTGAGTCCCAGGGGCTATGGCCCATCCAGTCCAACTCACAAGCTGCCTGCCAGCTACGCAGGGGATAAGTGGGGCAGTGAGATGCTATCACGCAACTCTGCACAGGACGCCAAAGAAC AACTTATTCACCAAATGGATGAGCTGAACGACGAGCTGCTAAAGAAGATCACAAACAATAAAATTCAGCCTCCCCACAGGAATTTCAAAGTGGAAAAGCCTCAGCAAGTTTTTGTGCCCCTCACCTTTGAATCCAGCACTGAAGAAGTCAAAGCCTGGCTGGAGGCCAAGTCATTCAGCAAAGA GACCGTGGAACACCTGGGCATCCTCACTGGAGCTCAGCTCTTCTCCCTCAATAGAGAGGAGCTAAAGAAGGTGTGTGGTGATGAGGGAAACAGAGTGTACAGCAAGATCACGGTGGAGAAAAACCAGCTGGAG aaaagcagaggggagTCAGAGCTCCAAGAAATCATGAAGCGCCGCCAGGAAAGGATTGATTCTGCTAATTAA
- the EPS8L2 gene encoding epidermal growth factor receptor kinase substrate 8-like protein 2 isoform X2, with the protein MHETSQYHVQHLATFIMDKSESITTVDDAIRKLILLNSKEKIWTQEMLLQVNDKSIRLLDCETQEELEDFPLPTVQHCQTVLNQMRYSSILLLVCQDSEQHKPDIHFFNCDEVEAEMVHEDIESALADHKHGKKIRPQTLKANQEKIKQRQSILPPPQGPAPIPIQHDMRGSAMSRNRVAPPSQHDPDYERRSSGSHDHEESRAMLAQKIEKETQILNCTLDDIEVFVARLQKAAEAFRQLNQRKKGKKNKKKGPAEGMLTLRARPPSEAEFIDCFQKTKLAFNLLAKLRKHIQNPSASELVHFLFGPLELIINSCGGPELARSVLSPLLSKDATDFLRGHLTPKEINLWDSLGETWTRSRAEWPRDANIPTYIPKFRNGWEPPTEIFRGAPWEIDIGHLQEELSSANGYPYRNSSVKRGQTAEQTQPGDAFKQNVTPHGNRNFEAQGVAVPRRFAKIRYDFTARNANELSVLKDEILEVLEDNKQWWKLLNRSGQAGYVPYNILDVVKLEELEQSNQRYKGDLSPRGYGPSSPTHKLPASYAGDKWGSEMLSRNSAQDAKEQLIHQMDELNDELLKKITNNKIQPPHRNFKVEKPQQVFVPLTFESSTEEVKAWLEAKSFSKETVEHLGILTGAQLFSLNREELKKVCGDEGNRVYSKITVEKNQLEKSRGESELQEIMKRRQERIDSAN; encoded by the exons ATGCACGAGACTTCCCAGTACCACGTCCAG CACTTGGCCACATTCATCATGGACAAGAGCGAGTCCATCACAACAGTGGATGATGCAATCCGGAAACTCATTCTGCTCAACTCCAAAGAGAAGATCTGGAcacaggagatgctgctgcaagTGAATGACAAGTCCATCCGGCTGCTGGACTGTGAGACACAG gaggagctggaggactTTCCCCTGCCAacagtgcagcactgccagaCAGTGCTCAATCAGATGCGCTATTCCTCCATCCTCCTGCTCGTGTGTCAGGATTCTGAGCAGCACAAACCTGACATCCACTTCTTCAATTGTGATGAGGTGGAG GCGGAGATGGTTCATGAGGACATAGAAAGTGCTCTGGCAGACCACAAGCATGGGAAGAAGATACGGCCACAGACACTCAA GGCAAACCAGGAAAAGATCAAGCAGAGACAATCCATCCTCCCCCCACCTCAAGGACCGGCTCCCATCCCGATCCAGCATGACATGCGAGGCTCAGCGATGAGCAGGAACAGGGTGGCACCTCCTTCCCAGCATGATCCAG ACTATGAACGACGAAGCTCTGGCTCTCATGACCATGAGGAATCCCGTGCCATGTTAGCACAGAAGATTGAAAAGGAAACg CAAATCCTGAACTGCACCCTGGATGACATTGAAGTGTTCGTCGCCCGGCTCCAGAAAGCTGCAGAGGCATTCCGACAGCTCAAccaaaggaagaaagggaagaagaacaagaagaaaggGCCAGCAG AGGGAATGCTGACCCTCCGAGCAAGACCCCCGAGCGAGGCTGAGTTCATTGACTGCTTCCAGAAAACCAAACTGGCTTTTAACCTCTTG GCCAAACTGAGGAAGCATATTCAGAACCCCAGTGCTTCGGAGCTGGTGCATTTCCTATTTGGGCCACTGGAACTG ATCATCAATAGCTGTGGTGGCCCCGAGCTGGCCCGGTCTGTCCTCAGTCCACTGCTTTCTAAAGATGCCACTGATTTCCTGAGAGGACACCTGACACCCAAAGAGATTAACCTCTGGGATTCCCTGGGGGAAACATGGACCAGATCCAG AGCTGAGTGGCCCCGAGATGCGAACATCCCCACCTACATCCCCAAATTCCGCAACGGCTGGGAACCACCCACAGAAATCTTCCGTGGAGCTCCCTGGGAAATAGACATCGGACACTTGCAAGAGGAG ctctcctcaGCCAATGGATATCCTTACCGGAACTCCTCAGTCAAGCGTGGCCAGACGGCTGAGCAGACACAGCCTGGGGATGCCTTCAAACAGAACGTCACTCCACATGGAAATAG gaATTTTGAGGCCCAGGGAgtggctgtgcccaggagaTTTGCCAAAATCCGCTACGATTTCACTGCACGAAACGCCAACGAGCTCTCAGTGCTGAAGGATGAAATCCTGGAG GTGTTGGAAGATAATAAGCAATGGTGGAAGTTGCTCAACCGGAGTGGGCAGGCTGGTTACGTTCCATACAATATCCTGGATGTGGTGAAACTGGAAGAGCTTGAACAG TCTAACCAGAGGTACAAAGGAGACCTGAGTCCCAGGGGCTATGGCCCATCCAGTCCAACTCACAAGCTGCCTGCCAGCTACGCAGGGGATAAGTGGGGCAGTGAGATGCTATCACGCAACTCTGCACAGGACGCCAAAGAAC AACTTATTCACCAAATGGATGAGCTGAACGACGAGCTGCTAAAGAAGATCACAAACAATAAAATTCAGCCTCCCCACAGGAATTTCAAAGTGGAAAAGCCTCAGCAAGTTTTTGTGCCCCTCACCTTTGAATCCAGCACTGAAGAAGTCAAAGCCTGGCTGGAGGCCAAGTCATTCAGCAAAGA GACCGTGGAACACCTGGGCATCCTCACTGGAGCTCAGCTCTTCTCCCTCAATAGAGAGGAGCTAAAGAAGGTGTGTGGTGATGAGGGAAACAGAGTGTACAGCAAGATCACGGTGGAGAAAAACCAGCTGGAG aaaagcagaggggagTCAGAGCTCCAAGAAATCATGAAGCGCCGCCAGGAAAGGATTGATTCTGCTAATTAA